From Oreochromis niloticus isolate F11D_XX unplaced genomic scaffold, O_niloticus_UMD_NMBU tig00007510_pilon, whole genome shotgun sequence, one genomic window encodes:
- the LOC102081021 gene encoding LOW QUALITY PROTEIN: gap junction alpha-1 protein-like (The sequence of the model RefSeq protein was modified relative to this genomic sequence to represent the inferred CDS: substituted 1 base at 1 genomic stop codon), producing MGDWSKLXKAQASSSRWGKFWLALLIFRILLLGTAVESAWGDEQSAFKCNTQQPGCQNVCYDKSFPISHMRLWVLQIVFVSMPTVLFLTRVYSRRKVWKNKKNIDLKRACEPIPENSYYNKFDKNVIEKSLKIIEFINKHYVIMEEDREKEMSKELFKIYAVSIFFKFLLEVAFLVIQWCIYGFTLNPVYICERAPCPHRVDCFLSRPTEKTIFLIFMLVVSLVSLVVSIIELCRALCKKKQPGS from the coding sequence ATGGGTGACTGGAGCAAACTGTAAAAGGCCCAGGCCTCATCCAGTAGGTGGGGGAAGTTCTGGCTGGCACTCCTCATCTTCAGGATCCTGCTTCTGGGCACTGCGGTGGAATCTGCCTGGGGGGACGAGCAGTCCGCCTTCAAGTGTAACACCCAGCAGCCCGGCTGCCAGAACGTGTGCTATGATAAATCCTTCCCCATCTCCCACATGCGCCTTTGGGTTCTCCAGATCGTCTTTGTGTCAATGCCCACAGTCCTGTTCCTTACTCGTGTTTATAGTAGGAGGAAAGTttggaaaaacaagaaaaacatagATCTTAAGAGAGCATGCGAGCCAATTCCAGAAAATTCTTATTATAATAAATttgataaaaatgttattgaaaAATCTTTAAAGATAATAGAATTCATAAATAAACACTATGTAATTATGGAAGAAGACAGGGAAAAGGAGATGAGTAAAGAACTGTTTAAAATCTATGCAGTCAGTATTTTCTTCAAGTTTCTGTTAGAAGTGGCCTTCCTGGTTATTCAGTGGTGCATTTATGGCTTTACTCTGAATCCAGTCTACATCTGTGAGAGGGCCCCATGTCCACACCGGGTGGACTGTTTTTTGTCCCGTCCCACAGAGAAGACCATTTTCCTAATTTTCATGCTGGTGGTCTCACTGGTGTCATTGGTGGTCAGCATCATTGAGCTCTGCAGAGCactctgcaaaaaaaaacaaccaggaAGCTGA